The Streptomyces sp. Je 1-332 genome has a window encoding:
- a CDS encoding MMPL family transporter: MLPTSKSDHRPTDRADDISAAGVPGPASSGSGAKQGRVRPGVIAAVADWSTRHRALAIGGWLALVVIAVLSSAFVTGDAARSVDPGESGRAQQTVNAQHSGDSIRENVLIQPRGTADGPRFADDPALREAAEDLVAELSRTPGAVDDIGSPLAAHGERWLSQDGRSGLVTFEVPGPEAEFDAHYAAVVKAVEQVKARHPEVRLAQAGDRSLSEAANEGIKDDLKRAETTSLPLTLLILLVVFGSLIAAGIPLLLAATTVAGAFGLLQLVSQWVPFNSAASSIILLIGMAVGIDYSLFYLRRVREERAAGREVREALRITAGTSGHAIVASGLTVMVCMVGLLFTGVDVFKGLTVGTVLVVGLAVLSSVTVLPALLALLGDRVDKARIPWLGRRRIAAKESRLWGRVARAVVRRPVVAGATAALALLVMALPVLGIRLQDAAVTASLPPGVSAAVDAASDMQQEFPGAATSARVVIDRADGASADTPAVRKAIDALHEQAAASGGALREPITAVPVGAAMVVRVPLAGAVTDPVANRALETLREQALPATLGKVAGVDYGVAGKTAMPHDFTEQVNDRTPIVFAFILGLAFLLLAVAFRSWTIPLASILLNLLSIGAACGVLTWVFQDGHLESLLGFSSYGGVVSWLPLFMFIILFGLSMDYHIFILSRIKERWLAGAEPRDAVVGGTAASAGVVSSAAFIMTGVFTVFMTLSAIEYKMLGLGMALAILIDATVVRGVLLPAAMSLLGARAWGSRVRPRDGTDPASS, encoded by the coding sequence ATGCTGCCCACAAGCAAGTCCGACCACCGCCCGACGGATCGCGCCGACGACATATCCGCCGCCGGTGTGCCAGGTCCGGCGTCATCCGGATCCGGTGCGAAGCAGGGGCGCGTCCGTCCCGGCGTGATCGCCGCCGTCGCCGACTGGTCCACCCGGCACCGTGCCCTGGCGATCGGCGGCTGGCTCGCGCTGGTCGTGATCGCCGTACTCTCCAGCGCGTTCGTGACGGGCGACGCCGCCCGTTCGGTGGATCCGGGTGAATCGGGCCGGGCGCAGCAGACCGTGAACGCGCAGCACAGCGGGGACTCCATCCGGGAGAACGTCCTGATCCAGCCCCGTGGCACCGCGGACGGCCCGCGCTTCGCGGACGACCCCGCGCTGCGCGAGGCGGCCGAGGATCTGGTGGCCGAGCTGAGCCGGACCCCGGGTGCGGTCGACGACATCGGATCCCCACTGGCGGCACATGGCGAGCGCTGGCTGTCGCAGGACGGCCGTTCCGGCCTGGTCACCTTTGAAGTCCCGGGCCCCGAAGCCGAGTTCGATGCGCACTACGCGGCGGTCGTGAAGGCCGTGGAACAGGTGAAGGCGCGCCACCCCGAGGTACGGCTCGCCCAGGCGGGCGACCGCAGCCTCTCCGAGGCGGCCAACGAGGGCATCAAGGATGACCTGAAGCGAGCCGAGACGACCTCGCTGCCGCTCACGCTGCTGATCCTGCTGGTCGTGTTCGGCTCGCTGATCGCCGCGGGGATACCGCTGCTGCTCGCGGCGACCACTGTGGCCGGAGCTTTCGGCCTGCTGCAACTGGTCAGTCAGTGGGTGCCGTTCAACAGCGCGGCCTCCTCCATCATCCTGCTGATCGGCATGGCTGTCGGCATCGACTACTCGCTGTTCTATCTGCGCCGGGTACGCGAGGAGCGGGCCGCCGGGCGCGAGGTGCGCGAGGCGCTGCGGATCACGGCAGGTACGTCGGGGCACGCGATCGTTGCCTCGGGCCTGACCGTGATGGTCTGCATGGTCGGGCTGCTCTTCACCGGTGTGGACGTGTTCAAGGGGCTCACAGTCGGAACGGTCCTGGTGGTCGGTCTGGCCGTGCTCAGCTCGGTGACCGTCCTTCCAGCGCTGCTCGCCCTCCTTGGGGACCGCGTCGACAAGGCCCGTATCCCCTGGCTCGGCCGGCGCCGGATCGCGGCGAAGGAGTCACGCCTGTGGGGCCGTGTGGCCCGTGCGGTCGTACGGCGGCCCGTCGTGGCGGGCGCGACGGCGGCTCTGGCCTTGCTGGTCATGGCACTGCCGGTACTCGGCATCCGGCTGCAGGACGCCGCGGTGACCGCGAGTCTGCCGCCCGGCGTCTCGGCCGCGGTGGATGCGGCGAGCGATATGCAGCAGGAGTTCCCCGGGGCGGCGACCTCGGCCCGGGTCGTCATCGACCGGGCGGACGGTGCGTCGGCCGACACCCCAGCCGTGCGGAAGGCGATCGACGCACTGCACGAGCAGGCGGCGGCCAGTGGTGGTGCGCTGCGGGAGCCGATCACGGCCGTGCCGGTCGGCGCGGCCATGGTGGTGCGGGTGCCGCTGGCGGGCGCCGTCACCGATCCCGTCGCGAACCGGGCGTTGGAGACTCTGCGTGAGCAGGCGCTGCCCGCGACGCTGGGCAAGGTGGCGGGTGTCGACTACGGCGTCGCGGGAAAGACCGCCATGCCGCACGACTTCACGGAGCAGGTGAACGACCGGACCCCGATCGTCTTCGCCTTCATCCTCGGTCTGGCCTTCCTGCTGCTCGCGGTGGCCTTCCGGTCGTGGACCATTCCCCTCGCATCGATCCTGCTCAACCTGCTGTCCATCGGCGCCGCTTGCGGGGTGCTCACCTGGGTCTTCCAGGACGGCCACCTGGAGTCCCTCCTGGGCTTCAGCTCCTATGGAGGCGTGGTCAGTTGGCTTCCCTTGTTCATGTTCATCATTCTCTTCGGCCTGAGCATGGACTACCACATCTTCATCCTCAGCCGGATCAAGGAACGGTGGCTCGCGGGCGCGGAACCGCGCGATGCGGTCGTCGGCGGCACAGCCGCCAGCGCGGGTGTCGTCAGCAGCGCGGCGTTCATCATGACCGGTGTCTTCACCGTGTTCATGACCCTGTCCGCCATCGAGTACAAGATGCTGGGCCTCGGCATGGCCCTGGCGATCCTCATCGACGCCACCGTGGTGCGCGGGGTGCTCCTGCCAGCCGCGATGTCCCTGCTGGGCGCACGAGCCTGGGGGTCGCGGGTGAGGCCTCGCGACGGTACCGACCCGGCCTCCTCTTGA
- a CDS encoding ATP-binding protein, with translation MADSTQRFFKARPGSVGQARTFTTDALTEWGLLGRAEDIRLCVSELATNALVHGTVADRGFLVRLDADEEVVRLEVHDSRRQHPEVRQAAHTDTSGRGLILVSALADGWGVEDRNPLGKIVWSCFKYAGRTTP, from the coding sequence ATGGCCGATTCAACCCAGCGGTTCTTCAAGGCCCGGCCAGGATCAGTCGGCCAGGCACGGACGTTCACCACCGACGCCCTCACCGAGTGGGGCCTACTGGGTCGGGCCGAAGACATCCGGCTCTGCGTTTCCGAGCTCGCCACCAATGCCCTGGTTCACGGCACCGTCGCGGACCGCGGCTTCCTGGTCCGACTCGACGCGGACGAGGAAGTCGTACGCCTGGAAGTGCACGACAGCCGCCGCCAGCATCCCGAGGTACGCCAGGCCGCCCACACGGACACCTCCGGACGCGGGCTGATCCTGGTGAGTGCGCTCGCCGATGGCTGGGGAGTCGAGGACCGCAACCCGTTGGGGAAGATCGTCTGGTCCTGCTTCAAGTACGCAGGACGGACGACACCATGA
- a CDS encoding helix-turn-helix domain-containing protein yields the protein MATVHHWTGLEARALRLALRLSIRSFAQKLGLAVATVSKWESKLADTEPRPDTQAILDTALGRADAAVHLRFETLLSEMTSPLTAARRRVTASGPRAWEYESWADDLDRVLVALSRQNFAFADSLLTRWLGRFKAPELDEKGLYLFARSTALLGDLKRDQGAVLGPLSAQHSYTGARAVFAQLDIPRRVAQLDLSLAVVTEMSGKLETAARNYETLAVDDRLSRRDRARARLWVGTALSKDGQHDYATRVMQAATRDFQDLTEPDDWTVAHQKLALARRGAGDLTQALHFIDIARSSGATDSPMQRVRLDTADGHILLSDKATRDDGLLVLGHAAEMAAQYGLVHQLRSIEGVKAMSEGPLGPRQR from the coding sequence GTGGCGACCGTGCACCACTGGACCGGCTTGGAGGCCAGGGCTCTGCGTCTCGCCCTGCGCCTGAGCATCAGATCCTTTGCCCAGAAGCTCGGCCTGGCTGTCGCGACCGTCTCCAAGTGGGAGTCCAAGCTCGCCGACACCGAGCCCAGACCCGACACCCAGGCCATCCTCGACACCGCCCTCGGCCGCGCGGACGCCGCCGTACACCTGCGCTTCGAGACGCTCCTGTCGGAGATGACCAGCCCGCTGACCGCCGCCCGGCGCCGTGTCACCGCCTCCGGACCCCGGGCTTGGGAGTACGAGTCCTGGGCAGACGATCTGGACCGCGTTCTGGTAGCCCTGTCCCGGCAGAACTTCGCCTTCGCCGACAGCCTCCTGACGCGGTGGCTGGGCCGGTTCAAGGCCCCTGAGCTGGATGAGAAAGGCCTGTACCTGTTCGCCCGTTCCACTGCCCTGCTCGGCGACCTCAAGCGTGACCAGGGCGCCGTCCTCGGCCCGCTGTCTGCCCAGCACTCCTACACCGGCGCCCGCGCGGTCTTCGCCCAGCTCGACATCCCCCGCCGCGTCGCCCAGCTCGACCTGTCCCTCGCCGTGGTCACGGAGATGTCCGGGAAGCTGGAGACCGCCGCCCGCAACTACGAGACCCTCGCCGTCGATGACCGGCTGTCCCGCCGCGACCGTGCGAGGGCCCGGCTGTGGGTGGGGACTGCGCTGAGCAAAGACGGCCAGCACGACTATGCGACCCGCGTCATGCAGGCCGCCACCCGCGACTTCCAGGACCTCACCGAACCGGACGACTGGACGGTGGCCCACCAGAAACTCGCCCTCGCCCGTCGTGGGGCGGGCGACCTCACCCAGGCTCTGCACTTCATCGACATCGCTCGCAGCAGCGGTGCGACCGACTCGCCGATGCAACGCGTGCGGCTGGACACCGCTGATGGTCACATCCTGCTCTCCGACAAGGCGACCCGGGATGATGGACTCCTCGTCCTCGGCCACGCCGCCGAGATGGCCGCGCAGTACGGACTCGTGCACCAACTGCGCAGTATCGAGGGCGTCAAGGCCATGAGTGAGGGGCCGCTGGGCCCCCGGCAACGGTGA
- a CDS encoding YdcF family protein codes for MRNDQQAITEDQWRQAKLIWDYHQMQHEPRPVDVAIGLGSHDLGVAAHSAELYRSGHFPTLVFTGGNSPTTAKVFPRGEAVHFREHAIDLGVPAEAILLEPNAGNTGQNITLSREVLAAAGIRPKRVLLVSKPYMERRSFATARKLWSDVEILCASEPQEFDDYLKSIGDEKLVLDMLVGDLQRVIEYPKLGFAIEQEVPEDVHAAYESLIRDGFTSRLIS; via the coding sequence GTGCGCAACGACCAGCAGGCCATCACCGAGGACCAGTGGCGCCAGGCCAAGCTGATCTGGGACTACCACCAGATGCAGCACGAGCCGCGGCCCGTCGACGTGGCGATCGGGCTGGGCAGCCACGACCTCGGCGTCGCGGCCCACTCCGCCGAGCTGTATCGCTCCGGGCACTTCCCGACCCTGGTGTTCACCGGGGGCAACAGCCCCACCACCGCCAAGGTCTTCCCCCGCGGTGAGGCTGTCCACTTCCGCGAGCATGCCATCGACCTCGGCGTTCCCGCCGAGGCGATCCTGCTGGAGCCCAACGCGGGCAACACCGGGCAGAACATCACCCTCTCCCGTGAGGTCCTCGCCGCCGCCGGGATCCGGCCGAAGAGAGTGCTGCTGGTCTCCAAGCCCTATATGGAGAGGCGATCGTTCGCGACTGCCCGCAAGTTGTGGTCCGACGTCGAGATCCTGTGTGCGTCGGAGCCGCAGGAGTTCGACGACTACCTGAAGTCCATCGGCGACGAGAAGCTCGTTCTGGACATGCTCGTCGGCGACCTCCAGCGGGTCATCGAATACCCGAAGCTCGGATTCGCCATCGAGCAGGAGGTCCCGGAGGACGTGCATGCCGCCTACGAGTCCCTCATCCGCGACGGCTTCACCAGCCGCCTCATCTCGTGA
- the sodN gene encoding superoxide dismutase, Ni translates to MLSRLFAPKVKVSAHCDLPCGVYDPAQARIEAESVKAVQEKMAGNDDAQFQTRAIGIKEQRAELAKHHVSVLWSDYFKPPHFEKYPELHQLVNDTLKALSAAKGSSDPATGQKALDYIAQIDKIFWETKKA, encoded by the coding sequence ATGCTTTCCCGCCTGTTTGCCCCCAAGGTAAAGGTCAGCGCCCACTGCGACCTCCCCTGCGGCGTGTACGACCCGGCCCAGGCCCGCATCGAGGCCGAGTCGGTCAAGGCCGTCCAGGAGAAGATGGCCGGCAACGACGACGCGCAGTTCCAGACGCGCGCCATCGGCATCAAGGAGCAGCGCGCGGAGCTCGCCAAGCACCACGTGTCGGTGCTCTGGAGCGACTACTTCAAGCCCCCGCACTTCGAGAAGTACCCGGAGCTGCACCAGCTGGTCAACGACACCCTGAAGGCCCTCTCGGCCGCCAAGGGCTCGTCGGACCCGGCCACGGGCCAGAAGGCGCTGGACTACATCGCCCAGATCGACAAGATCTTCTGGGAGACCAAGAAGGCCTGA
- the sodX gene encoding nickel-type superoxide dismutase maturation protease has translation MPELSQGSERRRAILPLGAAEVTGPSMVPTLYHGDRLVVQWGARVRAGDVVVLRHPFQQDLLVVKRAAERREGGWWVLGDNTYAGGDSTDYGTVPEELVLGKVWFRYRPPQSRSGQRSPFSLLRWAVSAARPVLADRSVSRRLRAR, from the coding sequence ATGCCGGAGCTGTCGCAGGGGAGCGAACGCAGAAGGGCCATCCTGCCGTTGGGCGCGGCCGAGGTGACCGGCCCTTCGATGGTGCCCACGCTGTACCACGGGGACCGCCTGGTGGTGCAGTGGGGCGCGCGGGTCCGAGCGGGTGACGTGGTGGTGCTCCGCCATCCGTTCCAGCAGGACCTGTTGGTCGTCAAGCGCGCCGCCGAGCGGCGCGAGGGCGGCTGGTGGGTGCTCGGGGACAACACGTACGCGGGCGGGGACAGCACGGACTACGGCACGGTGCCCGAGGAACTCGTCCTGGGGAAGGTGTGGTTCCGCTACCGCCCGCCCCAGTCGAGGTCCGGTCAGCGCTCGCCGTTCAGCCTGCTGCGCTGGGCCGTTTCGGCCGCGCGGCCCGTGCTGGCCGACCGCTCCGTCTCCAGGCGCTTGCGGGCGCGGTAG
- a CDS encoding CGNR zinc finger domain-containing protein has product MELAYYSDYAVRLVNSEEPGRNKDALTSVDAVRELFGGNAQAARRATDSDVTRFRSVRARLRSVFEAADGGDETLAVDLLNSLLMEFPVSPQISGHDHRDDGGNPLWHMHLADHPSNATSGYAAIAAMGLAFHLTEHGVDRLGLCEAAPCRNAYLDTSTNRSRRYCSDRCATRANVAAYRARKRLETERSASTGRAAETAQRSRLNGER; this is encoded by the coding sequence GTGGAACTGGCCTATTACTCGGACTACGCCGTACGTCTGGTCAACAGCGAGGAGCCGGGTCGCAACAAGGACGCGCTGACGTCGGTCGACGCGGTCCGTGAGCTGTTCGGAGGCAATGCGCAGGCGGCCCGTCGCGCCACGGACTCCGACGTCACCCGCTTCCGTTCGGTGCGGGCCAGGCTCAGGTCGGTCTTCGAGGCGGCCGACGGCGGGGACGAGACCCTCGCGGTCGACCTGCTGAACTCACTGCTCATGGAGTTCCCGGTCAGCCCGCAGATCTCGGGGCACGACCACCGCGACGACGGCGGCAACCCGCTGTGGCACATGCACCTCGCGGACCACCCGTCGAACGCGACGTCCGGGTACGCGGCGATCGCCGCGATGGGCCTCGCCTTCCACCTCACCGAGCACGGGGTCGACCGCCTCGGCCTGTGCGAGGCAGCGCCGTGCCGCAACGCCTACCTCGACACGTCGACGAACCGCTCCCGGCGCTACTGCTCGGACCGCTGCGCGACCCGGGCCAATGTCGCCGCCTACCGCGCCCGCAAGCGCCTGGAGACGGAGCGGTCGGCCAGCACGGGCCGCGCGGCCGAAACGGCCCAGCGCAGCAGGCTGAACGGCGAGCGCTGA
- a CDS encoding class I SAM-dependent methyltransferase: MTETAAKADWRAWQDSWDRQQEWYLPDREERFRVMLDMVEAVVGTEPRVLDLACGTGSITDRLLKRFPKAVSTGVDLDPALLAIAEGTFAGDDRVTFVTADLKDPEWTAQLPYDSYDAVLTATALHWLHSEPLTTLYGQIAGLVRDGGVFLNADHMPDPATPRLNDADRAQRHARMDRAKAEGALDWRDWWDLAAKDPVLAGPTAKRFEIYGEHADGDTPSPEWHARTLRDAGFGEARTVWASPSDAMVLGLK; the protein is encoded by the coding sequence ATGACGGAAACGGCGGCCAAGGCCGACTGGCGGGCCTGGCAGGACAGCTGGGACCGGCAGCAGGAGTGGTATCTGCCCGACCGCGAGGAGCGGTTCAGGGTCATGCTGGACATGGTCGAGGCCGTCGTCGGCACCGAGCCCCGCGTCCTCGACCTCGCGTGCGGTACCGGGAGTATTACGGACCGGCTGCTCAAGAGGTTCCCGAAGGCGGTCAGCACCGGCGTCGACCTCGACCCCGCGCTCCTCGCCATCGCCGAGGGCACCTTCGCCGGGGACGACCGCGTCACGTTCGTGACCGCGGACCTCAAGGACCCCGAGTGGACGGCGCAACTCCCGTACGACTCATACGACGCCGTGCTCACCGCCACCGCCCTGCATTGGCTGCACAGCGAGCCCCTCACCACCCTCTACGGGCAGATCGCGGGTCTCGTGCGTGACGGCGGCGTCTTCCTGAACGCCGACCACATGCCCGACCCCGCGACCCCGCGCCTGAACGACGCCGACCGGGCCCAGCGGCACGCCCGCATGGACCGGGCCAAGGCCGAGGGCGCCCTGGACTGGCGGGACTGGTGGGACCTCGCCGCCAAGGACCCGGTGCTCGCCGGGCCCACCGCCAAACGCTTCGAGATCTACGGCGAGCACGCGGACGGCGACACCCCCTCGCCGGAGTGGCACGCGCGGACGCTGCGCGACGCGGGCTTCGGTGAGGCACGGACGGTGTGGGCCTCGCCTTCGGACGCGATGGTGCTGGGCCTGAAGTAG
- a CDS encoding amino acid ABC transporter ATP-binding protein — MTAMVKAEGVHKSFGHVEVLKGIDLEVKSGEVFCLIGPSGSGKSTFLRCINHLEKINAGRLYVDGELVGYRQKGDKLYELKDSEVALKRRDIGMVFQRFNLFPHMTALENVMEAPVQVKGESKAAARERAGQLLERVGLADKAKNYPSQLSGGQQQRVAIARALAMEPKLMLFDEPTSALDPELVGDVLDVMRDLAESGMTMIVVTHEMGFAREVGDSLVFMDEGVVVESGNPRDVLSNPRQERTQSFLSKVL; from the coding sequence ATGACTGCCATGGTGAAAGCTGAGGGCGTCCACAAGTCCTTCGGTCACGTAGAAGTACTGAAGGGCATCGACCTGGAGGTCAAGTCGGGCGAGGTCTTCTGCCTCATCGGCCCGTCCGGCTCCGGCAAGTCGACGTTCCTGCGCTGCATCAACCACCTGGAGAAGATCAACGCCGGCCGGCTCTACGTCGACGGCGAACTGGTCGGCTACCGGCAGAAGGGAGACAAGCTGTACGAGCTCAAGGACAGCGAAGTCGCCCTCAAGCGCCGGGACATCGGCATGGTCTTCCAGCGCTTCAACCTCTTCCCGCACATGACGGCCCTAGAGAACGTCATGGAGGCGCCGGTCCAGGTCAAGGGCGAGTCGAAGGCGGCGGCGAGGGAGCGCGCCGGGCAGCTCCTGGAGCGGGTGGGCCTCGCCGACAAGGCGAAGAACTACCCCTCGCAGCTCTCGGGCGGCCAGCAGCAGCGGGTGGCCATCGCCCGCGCGCTCGCGATGGAACCGAAGCTGATGCTCTTCGACGAGCCGACGTCGGCGCTCGACCCGGAGCTCGTCGGTGACGTGCTCGACGTCATGCGCGACCTCGCGGAGTCCGGCATGACGATGATCGTCGTCACGCACGAGATGGGCTTCGCGCGCGAGGTCGGCGACAGCCTCGTCTTCATGGACGAGGGCGTGGTGGTCGAATCCGGCAATCCGCGTGATGTTCTCTCGAACCCTCGTCAGGAACGAACCCAGTCGTTCCTCTCCAAGGTGCTCTAG
- a CDS encoding amino acid ABC transporter permease, with amino-acid sequence MTADVRKSDSGNPPPPPPSGPEAIRAVPVRHYGRYFSALIALAAFGIVIYAFGQGDIKWDTVPDYFFDDRILRGMGQTLLLTVLSMLIGVSGGVLLAVMRMSRNPVTSSIAWFYIWFFRGTPVLVQLFVWFNLGLVFDTINLGPVYKDEWSDFMTPLLTALLGLGLNEAAYMAEICRAGLLSVDEGQTEASHALGMSHAKTLRRIVIPQAMRVIVPPTGNEVINMLKTTSLVAAVQFNELFRYAQDIGQNSGAPVEMYFTAAAWYLIMTSILSFGQYYLERYYARGSSRTLPQTPLQKVRVSLLSLGRPKGGMA; translated from the coding sequence GTGACTGCTGACGTACGCAAGTCAGACTCAGGCAACCCTCCGCCACCGCCACCTTCGGGCCCCGAGGCCATCAGGGCCGTCCCGGTCAGGCACTACGGTCGATACTTCTCCGCGCTGATCGCCCTCGCCGCATTCGGAATAGTCATCTATGCCTTCGGGCAGGGTGACATCAAATGGGACACCGTTCCCGACTACTTCTTTGATGACCGCATTCTCCGCGGAATGGGCCAGACTCTCCTGCTCACCGTGCTCTCGATGTTGATCGGTGTGTCAGGTGGTGTCCTGCTCGCCGTGATGCGCATGTCACGGAACCCGGTGACCTCTTCGATCGCCTGGTTCTACATCTGGTTCTTCCGCGGTACTCCGGTCCTGGTCCAGCTCTTCGTGTGGTTCAACCTCGGCCTGGTCTTCGACACCATCAACCTCGGGCCGGTCTACAAGGACGAATGGTCCGACTTCATGACGCCGCTTCTGACGGCGTTGCTCGGCCTCGGCCTGAATGAAGCGGCGTACATGGCGGAGATCTGCCGCGCCGGTCTGTTGTCTGTCGACGAGGGACAGACCGAGGCCTCCCACGCGCTCGGCATGAGCCATGCCAAGACCCTCCGGCGGATCGTGATCCCGCAGGCAATGCGCGTCATCGTGCCGCCGACCGGTAACGAAGTCATCAACATGCTGAAGACGACCTCGCTGGTTGCTGCGGTCCAATTCAATGAGCTGTTCCGATATGCCCAGGACATCGGGCAGAATTCTGGCGCACCGGTGGAGATGTACTTCACTGCAGCCGCCTGGTACTTGATCATGACGTCCATCCTCAGCTTCGGTCAGTACTACCTGGAGCGCTATTACGCGCGCGGCTCCAGCCGCACTCTGCCGCAGACTCCGCTGCAAAAGGTCAGGGTCAGTTTGCTCTCCCTGGGCCGCCCGAAGGGGGGCATGGCATGA
- a CDS encoding ABC transporter substrate-binding protein: MTARSICRTTAGKSAKSRMATVGAIAVAGALLLTGCGDQTKSKDEGGEKVSNAPLADKLPKDIRDAGVIKVGSDIAYPPVEFKDKSGKTVGIDPDLGEALGKQLGVEFQFENGTFDTLITGLRSKRYDIAMSAMTDTKNRQEGVDEETGKKVGEGVDFVDYFTAGVSIYTKKGEGEGIKTWADLCGKKIVLQRGTVSHDLAKAESKKCKGGKDIAIESFDNDQQAQTRLRSDGADAGSSDFPVAAYAVKTSGGGKDFELVGEQVEAAPYGIAISKKTPELRDAIKAALDAIIKNGEYGKIISKWGVEDGAVKEAKINGGK, translated from the coding sequence ATGACCGCACGCTCCATTTGTCGTACCACCGCCGGTAAGTCCGCGAAGTCCCGGATGGCCACGGTCGGCGCGATCGCGGTCGCCGGCGCGCTGCTGCTGACCGGCTGCGGTGACCAGACCAAGAGCAAGGACGAGGGCGGCGAGAAGGTGAGCAACGCGCCGCTCGCCGACAAGCTCCCCAAGGACATCCGTGACGCGGGTGTCATCAAGGTCGGTTCGGACATCGCGTACCCGCCCGTCGAGTTCAAGGACAAGTCGGGCAAGACCGTCGGCATCGACCCCGACCTCGGCGAAGCCCTCGGCAAGCAGCTCGGCGTGGAGTTCCAGTTCGAGAACGGCACGTTCGACACGTTGATCACCGGACTGCGCTCCAAGCGATACGACATCGCCATGTCCGCGATGACCGACACCAAGAACCGCCAGGAAGGTGTCGACGAGGAGACCGGCAAGAAGGTGGGTGAGGGGGTCGACTTCGTCGACTACTTCACTGCCGGCGTCTCGATCTACACCAAGAAGGGCGAGGGCGAGGGCATCAAGACCTGGGCCGACCTCTGCGGCAAGAAGATCGTCCTCCAGCGCGGCACCGTCTCGCACGACCTGGCCAAGGCCGAGTCGAAGAAGTGCAAGGGCGGCAAGGACATCGCGATCGAGTCCTTCGACAACGACCAGCAGGCCCAGACCCGGCTGCGCTCCGACGGCGCCGACGCCGGCTCCTCCGACTTCCCGGTCGCCGCGTACGCGGTGAAGACCTCGGGCGGCGGCAAGGACTTCGAGTTGGTCGGCGAGCAGGTCGAGGCCGCTCCGTACGGCATCGCGATCTCCAAGAAGACCCCCGAGCTGCGCGACGCGATCAAGGCCGCGCTCGACGCCATCATCAAGAACGGCGAGTACGGCAAGATCATCTCGAAGTGGGGCGTCGAGGACGGCGCGGTCAAGGAAGCCAAGATCAACGGCGGCAAGTGA
- a CDS encoding NADP-dependent malic enzyme translates to MAAEIVNPRSDSNTGHEGAEEPFDPAFALHRGGKMAVQATVPVRDKDDLSLAYTPGVAKVCTAIAEQPELVNDYTWKSNVVAVVTDGTAVLGLGDIGPEASLPVMEGKAILFKQFGGVDAVPIALATTDADEIVETVVRMAPSFGGVNLEDISAPRCFEIERKLQERLDIPVFHDDQHGTAVVTLAALRNAARLTGRTLGELRAVISGAGAAGVAIAKFLLEAGLGDVAVADRKGVVSKDRDDLTPVKRELAEITNKAGLSGSLESALAGADVFIGVSGGTVPEPAVASMAPNSFVFAMANPNPEVHPDIAHKYAAVVATGRSDYPNQINNVLAFPGIFAGALQVRASRITETMKIAAAEALAGVVGDELSADYVIPSPFDERVAPAVTAAVAAAARAEGVARR, encoded by the coding sequence GTGGCAGCGGAGATCGTCAATCCTCGCAGCGACAGCAATACGGGTCACGAAGGCGCTGAAGAGCCCTTCGATCCGGCGTTCGCGTTGCACCGTGGCGGCAAGATGGCCGTGCAGGCCACCGTGCCCGTGCGGGACAAGGACGACCTGTCCCTGGCGTACACGCCCGGCGTCGCGAAAGTGTGCACCGCGATCGCCGAGCAGCCGGAGCTGGTGAACGACTACACATGGAAGTCGAACGTCGTGGCCGTGGTCACCGACGGCACGGCCGTGCTCGGCCTCGGTGACATCGGCCCCGAGGCCTCCCTCCCCGTGATGGAGGGCAAGGCCATTCTTTTCAAGCAGTTCGGTGGCGTGGACGCCGTTCCGATCGCGCTCGCGACGACGGACGCGGACGAGATCGTCGAGACCGTGGTGCGCATGGCACCGTCCTTCGGCGGTGTGAACCTCGAGGACATCTCGGCGCCGCGCTGCTTCGAGATCGAGCGCAAGCTCCAGGAGCGGCTCGACATTCCCGTCTTCCACGACGACCAGCACGGCACGGCGGTCGTCACGCTCGCCGCGCTGCGGAACGCGGCACGGCTGACCGGGCGCACGCTCGGTGAGCTGCGTGCCGTGATCTCCGGCGCGGGCGCGGCCGGTGTCGCCATCGCCAAGTTCCTGCTCGAGGCGGGCCTCGGCGATGTGGCGGTCGCGGACCGCAAGGGCGTCGTGAGCAAGGACCGGGACGACCTCACCCCGGTCAAGCGTGAGCTCGCGGAGATCACCAACAAGGCGGGGCTCAGCGGTTCGCTGGAGAGCGCCCTCGCGGGTGCGGACGTGTTCATCGGCGTCTCGGGCGGCACCGTCCCCGAGCCCGCGGTCGCCTCCATGGCGCCGAACTCGTTCGTGTTCGCCATGGCCAACCCGAACCCCGAGGTGCACCCCGACATCGCCCACAAGTACGCGGCTGTCGTCGCGACCGGGCGCTCGGACTACCCGAACCAGATCAACAACGTGCTCGCCTTCCCCGGCATCTTCGCGGGCGCGCTGCAGGTGCGGGCCTCGCGGATCACCGAGACGATGAAGATCGCCGCTGCGGAGGCGCTGGCCGGCGTGGTGGGCGACGAACTCTCCGCCGACTACGTGATCCCCTCGCCGTTCGACGAGCGGGTCGCCCCGGCGGTCACCGCGGCCGTTGCGGCGGCCGCTCGAGCCGAAGGCGTGGCTCGCCGCTGA